Proteins encoded together in one Paenibacillus sp. J23TS9 window:
- a CDS encoding helix-turn-helix transcriptional regulator, producing MGANPKMAELVSLLGETSRAAILTSLMDGRFHTASELALEAGITPQTASFHLAKMTAGMLVTAEKHGRYRYYKLAGQEIAQILETLLTISKPAEIRSLRQSIQMRALCEARTCYDHLAGKLGVRLTQSLMDNKYIEKGQEEFTVTPVGERFFTEFGLDLPALRKQRRSFSRICLDWSERQHHLAGTLGHAIVSRLFEMKWIERAASGRAVIVTEQGRAGLERDFGISDI from the coding sequence ATGGGTGCAAATCCGAAGATGGCAGAGCTTGTTTCTCTTCTCGGAGAGACGTCACGGGCAGCGATTTTAACGAGTCTTATGGATGGACGTTTTCATACCGCCAGTGAATTGGCTTTAGAGGCAGGCATCACGCCTCAGACCGCAAGCTTTCATTTGGCGAAAATGACCGCTGGCATGCTGGTCACGGCCGAGAAGCATGGACGCTATCGTTATTATAAATTGGCGGGACAAGAAATTGCTCAAATTCTGGAAACGCTCCTTACGATTTCAAAACCAGCTGAAATTAGGTCACTAAGGCAATCTATCCAGATGAGAGCTTTATGCGAAGCCCGGACCTGTTATGATCATTTGGCAGGGAAGCTGGGCGTCCGCTTGACCCAGTCCTTGATGGATAACAAGTATATTGAAAAGGGGCAGGAGGAGTTTACCGTGACTCCGGTTGGGGAGCGGTTTTTCACAGAGTTTGGTCTGGATCTGCCTGCTTTGCGTAAACAGCGCCGATCATTCAGCCGGATTTGCCTGGACTGGAGTGAGCGGCAGCATCATCTTGCAGGGACGCTCGGGCATGCCATTGTATCCCGCCTTTTTGAAATGAAATGGATTGAAAGGGCTGCTTCCGGACGGGCGGTTATCGTTACAGAGCAAGGAAGAGCCGGACTGGAGAGAGATTTTGGTATCAGTGACATATGA
- a CDS encoding DMT family transporter, with amino-acid sequence MKRSLYGYLILLSLIWGGSFFFIKILLPYYRPGSIAFLRSSFGILAILLYMLIRRQSIRFRQIPWVPIVIVGLLQTAVPWCLIGFSETRLTSGTASVLNATTPLWTLILGVLFFGRKSNRFQWMGLGLGFLGLLVVLDIDPSKIFSDDLTGFAAMLIATFFYGLSSQLSKKYLQKVTLVETVLCTLAVGCFGSGVMAFGFEPFSLSPLFQNGTVILAFIGLGCFGSAVAYFLFYHLVQKGSAEFSTMSTYLIPVTAIIWGLLLLDEPVHFSLLAGLALILCGVFLTGGLPRKSPEIKAKGELQG; translated from the coding sequence ATGAAACGATCCCTTTACGGATATCTGATTCTCCTCAGTCTCATTTGGGGAGGATCCTTTTTCTTCATTAAAATACTGCTTCCCTACTACAGACCCGGATCCATCGCCTTTTTACGCTCCTCCTTCGGAATCCTGGCCATTCTGCTGTATATGTTGATTCGGCGTCAATCCATCCGCTTCAGACAAATCCCGTGGGTACCCATCGTGATTGTGGGACTGCTCCAAACCGCAGTCCCTTGGTGCCTGATCGGATTCAGCGAAACCCGGTTGACCAGCGGCACAGCATCGGTGTTAAATGCGACCACTCCTCTTTGGACGCTGATCCTGGGAGTGCTCTTTTTTGGACGCAAATCAAACCGGTTTCAATGGATGGGGCTTGGGCTCGGTTTCTTGGGACTGCTCGTGGTCTTAGATATCGACCCGTCGAAGATTTTCAGCGACGACCTGACCGGTTTTGCAGCTATGCTGATCGCAACCTTCTTTTACGGGCTGTCATCCCAATTATCAAAGAAATACCTGCAAAAGGTAACGCTCGTTGAAACCGTCCTTTGTACGCTTGCTGTCGGATGCTTCGGAAGCGGAGTCATGGCGTTCGGATTTGAACCCTTCTCCCTCAGCCCGCTGTTTCAGAATGGGACTGTCATTCTTGCATTTATTGGCCTTGGGTGTTTTGGCTCGGCGGTGGCTTATTTTCTTTTCTATCATCTCGTCCAGAAAGGCAGCGCTGAATTTTCAACCATGTCTACTTATCTGATTCCCGTCACGGCTATTATATGGGGCTTACTACTGCTGGATGAGCCGGTGCATTTCAGCCTCCTTGCTGGTCTGGCTTTGATCTTATGCGGCGTATTTTTAACGGGAGGACTTCCGCGGAAATCTCCTGAAATCAAAGCGAAGGGTGAGCTTCAAGGGTAA
- a CDS encoding polysaccharide deacetylase family protein produces MRRKKALQYSSFGVLLLIAALFIWREGPYVYHPVRSSNAVHNKEGSSAVRVHGFISTRPTPDAIYYKNKVIVLMYHDVRPHPTNIKSLDTVVFKQQLDAMKANGFHWITMDQYADFITKRRPVPDNAVLMTFDDGYETFYQHVYPILEQYHVPATNFLIVATVGSKKLPGIPKLDWQQVQAMHRMGIDFYSHTYDSHAYGYIRIAGKKKDRAEPMLMGPEDNKTLHRVESNEEYDRRVTGDLGLSDQILRERIGNTRNILAFPYGGYSKSVIDICQKLGIQVTFSVKQGINSPGQYIGYRVNAGGMDNNPVALLEYMKRGAPIKSPIKGYKV; encoded by the coding sequence ATGCGCCGTAAAAAGGCACTGCAGTATAGTAGTTTTGGTGTTTTATTGCTGATCGCCGCCTTGTTTATTTGGAGAGAAGGTCCCTATGTTTATCATCCGGTCCGTTCGAGCAATGCGGTTCACAATAAGGAAGGATCAAGTGCCGTCCGGGTTCATGGTTTTATTTCTACCAGACCGACACCCGATGCCATTTATTATAAAAATAAAGTCATTGTACTGATGTATCATGATGTGCGGCCGCATCCCACCAACATCAAAAGTCTGGATACGGTTGTTTTCAAGCAGCAGCTGGATGCCATGAAGGCGAACGGATTTCACTGGATTACGATGGATCAGTATGCCGATTTTATTACGAAGCGCCGGCCGGTGCCGGATAATGCGGTGCTGATGACGTTTGACGATGGCTATGAGACGTTCTACCAGCATGTATATCCGATATTGGAGCAGTATCATGTGCCCGCTACCAACTTCCTGATTGTTGCAACGGTAGGCAGCAAGAAGCTTCCGGGCATTCCCAAGCTTGACTGGCAGCAGGTACAGGCGATGCATCGGATGGGAATTGACTTCTACAGCCACACCTACGACTCTCATGCATACGGCTATATCCGGATTGCAGGCAAAAAGAAGGATCGCGCCGAGCCAATGCTGATGGGACCGGAGGATAACAAAACGCTGCATCGTGTGGAAAGCAATGAGGAATATGACCGGCGCGTGACCGGTGATCTGGGGCTGTCCGATCAGATTCTGCGGGAAAGGATCGGTAATACACGTAATATTCTGGCTTTTCCTTACGGTGGATACTCCAAGTCTGTAATCGATATCTGTCAAAAGCTTGGCATTCAGGTCACCTTTTCCGTTAAGCAGGGAATCAACAGTCCGGGACAATATATCGGCTATCGCGTCAACGCCGGGGGAATGGATAACAATCCGGTAGCGCTCCTTGAATATATGAAGAGAGGCGCACCGATCAAATCGCCGATCAAAGGTTACAAGGTATAG
- a CDS encoding L,D-transpeptidase: protein MPNYRIIVDLSDRMLYLLDGDQVTKSYPVGIGKMLTSTPTGEYRIINKQENPGGPFGVLWMGLSKPHYGIHGTNDPASIGHEVSHGCIRMQNQDVLDLSSYVPVGTRVTIRP from the coding sequence ATGCCGAATTACCGGATCATTGTCGATCTTTCTGACCGCATGCTTTACCTGCTGGACGGCGATCAGGTCACCAAATCCTATCCTGTTGGTATCGGTAAAATGCTGACCAGTACACCGACAGGCGAATACAGAATCATCAATAAGCAGGAGAATCCCGGCGGGCCGTTTGGCGTTCTCTGGATGGGCCTTTCCAAGCCGCATTACGGCATACATGGAACCAACGATCCTGCCTCCATTGGACATGAGGTCTCTCATGGGTGTATCCGAATGCAAAATCAGGATGTATTGGATCTTTCGTCTTATGTACCGGTCGGAACGCGTGTCACAATCCGGCCGTAA
- a CDS encoding glycoside hydrolase family 73 protein, whose protein sequence is MKKADFIAKIAPLASADQLKTGVPASLTIAQAALESSWGESALTTKAGNLFGIKGEGPAGSVRMLTSEYVKGALVKIYAYFRAYHSWEESIQDHSRLIVSGVAGDRRYAGALNTDGRTAAKMVAKAGYATDPLYADKLIQIMDQYNLYPYDAQVEGEQPMTKEEKAAFDALQATVTKQAEWMKQQDALLNMPCPAWAKDAYEFYKPFISDDKGSYDYWRQLVIQYRHENGIRVNNPGSSK, encoded by the coding sequence ATGAAGAAGGCTGACTTCATAGCGAAAATAGCACCGCTTGCATCCGCAGACCAGCTTAAGACGGGTGTTCCGGCCTCACTCACGATCGCACAGGCTGCACTCGAGTCTTCATGGGGAGAAAGCGCCCTTACAACCAAGGCGGGCAATTTATTTGGCATCAAAGGCGAGGGACCGGCCGGTAGTGTCCGGATGCTGACCTCGGAGTATGTTAAAGGGGCTTTAGTCAAAATTTATGCCTATTTTCGCGCATACCACAGCTGGGAAGAATCCATTCAGGATCACTCGCGGCTCATCGTAAGTGGAGTGGCAGGGGATCGGCGTTACGCCGGGGCTTTAAATACGGACGGCAGAACGGCGGCGAAAATGGTTGCGAAAGCCGGCTATGCGACGGACCCGCTGTATGCGGATAAGCTGATTCAAATTATGGATCAGTACAACTTGTATCCATATGATGCCCAAGTAGAGGGGGAGCAGCCCATGACGAAGGAAGAAAAAGCGGCATTCGATGCACTGCAAGCTACGGTCACGAAACAGGCTGAATGGATGAAGCAGCAGGATGCCTTGCTGAATATGCCCTGTCCGGCTTGGGCGAAGGATGCTTATGAATTTTATAAACCATTTATTTCTGATGATAAGGGAAGCTATGACTATTGGCGGCAGCTTGTAATTCAGTACCGGCATGAGAACGGCATCCGGGTGAACAATCCCGGGAGCTCCAAGTGA
- a CDS encoding GNAT family N-acetyltransferase, with amino-acid sequence MNTTKCIIIEQEIKPGIRAIQAGPEDKEAVNDLMVQAAAWLQSKGSKQWHELLAGEDRHGVTDAIDRGDVFIFKQDDTMAGMVILQQHASSWDRSLWGEEGHEPAVYLHRLAINREFGGEQLGSAILQWAEHGVRFPDKDRVRLDCIASVPALNQLYSGAGFTYKGQTPSGFNLYEKMQPCAR; translated from the coding sequence ATGAATACCACGAAATGCATTATTATAGAGCAGGAAATCAAGCCGGGGATTCGCGCCATTCAGGCTGGACCGGAGGATAAAGAGGCCGTAAACGATCTGATGGTTCAGGCAGCGGCTTGGCTGCAAAGCAAAGGATCCAAGCAGTGGCATGAGCTTCTAGCTGGTGAAGACAGACACGGGGTAACCGATGCGATTGACCGCGGCGATGTGTTTATTTTCAAGCAGGATGATACCATGGCCGGCATGGTCATTCTCCAGCAGCATGCGAGCAGCTGGGATCGCTCGCTCTGGGGTGAAGAAGGTCATGAGCCTGCGGTCTATCTGCACAGGCTGGCCATTAACCGTGAATTCGGCGGTGAGCAGCTCGGAAGTGCCATACTGCAGTGGGCAGAACACGGAGTCCGCTTCCCGGACAAGGACAGAGTCAGACTCGACTGTATCGCATCTGTACCTGCGCTGAACCAGCTGTACAGTGGCGCCGGATTTACTTATAAGGGTCAAACGCCAAGCGGCTTTAATCTGTACGAGAAAATGCAGCCATGCGCACGATGA
- a CDS encoding cell wall metabolism sensor histidine kinase WalK: protein MIKRMKKVTHSLMFRFTSWYVLSLMAIILFIGTCIMGAVSYFLIQDTKQELHAVEQKIIDSLGVTETDWQDMLDEILYPDHANYEVALADADGGVLAHSRGGANNLQEDQEQADFNWVKLFLWDQTQGLSIQEVALGNAMNGQKVTIHILVQLNNIVYLLWLIVKVISITGIVSLFAGSYLIYRLTKRNLRPLFAIMDALRRMGQITDVKKRIPVPAIPKELKDLAQTINDLLDQLQAQFEREKSFVSNASHELRTPLTAFRGHVQMMKRWGKQNPEVLEQSIEALDQESRRMQRLITQLLTLARTGNIQMKKDKVNVSHTVQDAIRQLWRRDLKISLKEILNPHMYVLGDEEQLRQVAVILFENAIRYTNAGGAIEVRVFKANNEICITVADSGIGIPFEDQGKIFDRFYRVDKARSRETGGTGLGLSIAKELVKNLHGRISVTSKPGEGSIFSVYLPVYSKH, encoded by the coding sequence ATGATTAAACGCATGAAGAAAGTAACTCATTCATTGATGTTTCGCTTTACCTCTTGGTATGTGCTGAGTCTAATGGCAATCATCCTGTTCATCGGAACATGCATCATGGGTGCTGTGAGTTACTTTCTCATTCAAGATACCAAGCAGGAGCTGCATGCCGTAGAACAAAAGATCATCGATTCTTTGGGAGTTACGGAAACGGATTGGCAGGATATGCTGGATGAAATACTATATCCGGATCATGCAAATTATGAAGTGGCATTGGCAGATGCTGACGGCGGAGTCTTAGCCCATTCCCGTGGCGGGGCGAATAACCTGCAAGAGGATCAAGAGCAGGCAGACTTCAATTGGGTAAAGCTCTTCCTATGGGATCAGACCCAGGGGCTGTCGATCCAAGAGGTGGCTTTAGGGAATGCAATGAACGGACAAAAGGTCACCATCCATATTCTTGTACAGCTAAACAATATCGTGTACTTATTATGGCTGATTGTAAAAGTCATTAGTATTACAGGTATTGTCAGTCTGTTTGCCGGTTCCTACCTGATCTATCGTCTGACCAAAAGAAATCTGCGGCCTTTATTTGCTATCATGGATGCTTTGAGACGAATGGGTCAAATCACGGATGTGAAGAAGCGTATTCCCGTTCCGGCGATCCCTAAGGAATTAAAGGATTTAGCGCAGACCATCAATGACCTATTGGATCAGCTGCAAGCACAGTTTGAACGTGAGAAGAGCTTTGTGTCGAACGCGTCCCATGAATTACGCACACCCTTGACGGCTTTCCGGGGTCATGTGCAGATGATGAAACGTTGGGGCAAACAGAATCCCGAAGTTTTGGAACAATCGATTGAAGCGCTAGATCAGGAAAGCCGGCGTATGCAGCGGCTGATAACGCAATTACTGACATTAGCGCGAACCGGAAATATTCAAATGAAAAAGGATAAAGTGAATGTGAGCCATACGGTACAAGATGCCATTCGGCAACTGTGGCGGAGAGATCTGAAAATATCACTAAAGGAAATATTAAACCCTCATATGTATGTTCTGGGTGATGAAGAGCAGCTCAGGCAGGTGGCTGTGATTCTTTTTGAAAATGCCATACGCTACACGAATGCCGGGGGGGCGATAGAAGTCCGGGTCTTTAAGGCAAATAATGAAATCTGTATCACTGTAGCGGATTCGGGAATAGGTATCCCCTTTGAGGATCAAGGCAAGATCTTTGATCGATTTTATCGCGTGGATAAGGCCCGTTCCCGGGAAACAGGGGGAACAGGCCTTGGTTTATCCATAGCTAAAGAATTGGTGAAGAACCTTCATGGCAGGATATCTGTAACCAGTAAACCGGGGGAGGGAAGCATATTTTCGGTGTACCTCCCGGTTTATAGTAAACATTGA
- a CDS encoding response regulator transcription factor, which translates to MSPSYILLVEDEHNVSQFIQLELQHEGYEVTVAVNGEQALEYFQEKDWNLILLDWMLPKLDGLEVCRRIRRTSDVPIILLTARDYLGDKIAGLDTGADDYITKPFEIEELLARVRTNLRRNTHERNHSESDVLQMEDLILDVKKRIVTRAEVRIDLTQREFDLLYFLMQHQGEVISRDRLLSAVWGYDFAGETNIVDVYIRYLRNKVDRNYHPKLIHTVRGVGYVLRSG; encoded by the coding sequence ATGTCACCGTCTTATATTTTACTAGTGGAAGATGAACATAACGTTTCGCAGTTCATTCAACTGGAGCTTCAACATGAAGGATATGAGGTGACCGTTGCTGTAAACGGAGAGCAGGCACTGGAATATTTTCAAGAGAAAGATTGGAACCTGATCCTATTAGATTGGATGCTTCCGAAGCTGGACGGTTTAGAGGTATGCAGGAGGATACGCAGAACGAGCGATGTTCCGATCATATTATTAACAGCACGCGACTACTTGGGAGATAAAATTGCCGGTTTAGATACCGGGGCTGACGATTATATTACCAAGCCATTTGAGATTGAAGAGTTATTAGCCAGAGTTCGAACCAATTTACGACGCAATACTCATGAGAGGAATCATTCGGAATCAGATGTTCTCCAAATGGAGGATTTAATCTTGGATGTCAAAAAGCGAATTGTAACAAGGGCGGAAGTGCGAATCGATCTAACGCAGCGCGAATTTGATTTGCTGTATTTTTTGATGCAGCATCAAGGGGAGGTTATCAGCCGAGACAGGCTATTATCTGCTGTATGGGGTTATGACTTTGCAGGGGAAACGAATATTGTAGACGTGTATATTCGTTATCTGCGGAATAAAGTCGATCGGAATTATCATCCTAAATTAATTCATACCGTCCGAGGTGTTGGATATGTTCTTAGATCGGGTTAA
- a CDS encoding SulP family inorganic anion transporter: MFLNWIKQGFFSNVRRDLLSGLTVAFALIPEAIAFSLMAGVDPMVGLYASFLIAVSISFFGGRPGMISAATGAMASLMGPIVAKYGIEYLFATTVLTGILQWVMGALKFGRFISFVPQPVIVGFVNALAVVIFMAQLPNFIGATWVMYLMVAGTLLIIYLFPLLTKAVPSALVAIIVMTIVSVLTHADVRTVGNMGNITQTLPSFHIPSVSLSFHMILTVLPYALALAVVGMTESLLTANLVDELTDTGSDKNREIKGQGMANIITGFFGGMAGCAMIGQTVINVKSGGRSRLSTFVAGVFLLFLIIVLGSVVKVIPMAALVGVMVMVSVGTFDWNSLRTLKKVPLGDTVVMIVTVAIVVATSNLALGVVSGIILSALRFGWKMARIQAFTEINEAGIKIYRIEGQLFFGTMSHFIQLFDYQDDPEQILIDFSHSHLWDQSATNALSKVVDKYESLGKRVAVKGINQESQRIMDKIGLSPDSPH; the protein is encoded by the coding sequence TTGTTTTTAAACTGGATCAAACAAGGCTTCTTTAGCAATGTCAGAAGAGATCTATTATCGGGATTGACCGTTGCCTTCGCGCTTATTCCCGAGGCCATCGCATTTTCTCTTATGGCCGGGGTGGACCCGATGGTCGGATTATACGCATCATTTTTAATTGCTGTTTCTATTTCATTCTTTGGCGGGCGTCCAGGCATGATCTCTGCGGCGACCGGTGCAATGGCTTCCCTGATGGGGCCTATTGTGGCGAAGTATGGAATCGAGTATTTATTTGCAACTACCGTATTGACGGGCATTTTACAGTGGGTGATGGGAGCGCTGAAGTTCGGACGGTTTATAAGCTTTGTGCCCCAGCCCGTGATCGTTGGATTCGTGAATGCGCTGGCGGTTGTTATCTTCATGGCACAGCTGCCGAACTTTATAGGTGCCACCTGGGTGATGTATCTGATGGTTGCCGGAACGCTGCTTATTATCTATCTGTTTCCTCTGTTGACGAAGGCTGTGCCTTCAGCGCTGGTGGCTATCATTGTCATGACCATCGTATCCGTCTTAACGCATGCGGATGTCAGAACGGTAGGGAATATGGGAAACATTACTCAGACTTTGCCCTCGTTTCATATTCCTTCGGTGTCTTTGTCCTTTCATATGATCCTGACCGTGCTGCCATATGCTCTGGCTTTGGCGGTGGTTGGAATGACGGAATCGCTGCTGACGGCAAATCTGGTGGATGAGTTGACCGATACGGGTAGCGATAAGAACCGCGAGATTAAAGGCCAGGGCATGGCCAATATCATTACCGGTTTTTTTGGCGGGATGGCTGGATGTGCAATGATTGGCCAGACGGTGATCAATGTGAAATCCGGAGGGCGTTCGCGGCTCTCGACATTTGTGGCAGGCGTGTTCCTGCTGTTCTTGATTATCGTCCTGGGCAGCGTAGTGAAAGTTATTCCAATGGCTGCACTTGTGGGTGTTATGGTGATGGTATCTGTCGGAACATTCGATTGGAATTCACTGCGGACACTGAAAAAGGTACCGCTTGGAGATACCGTAGTCATGATCGTGACCGTAGCGATTGTGGTTGCCACTTCGAATCTGGCTCTGGGTGTCGTGTCGGGCATCATCCTGAGCGCGCTGCGGTTTGGCTGGAAAATGGCCCGGATTCAAGCCTTTACGGAAATAAACGAGGCAGGAATCAAAATATATCGTATTGAAGGACAGCTCTTCTTCGGCACGATGTCGCATTTTATCCAGCTGTTTGATTACCAGGATGACCCGGAACAGATATTGATTGATTTTAGCCACTCCCATCTGTGGGACCAATCAGCAACCAATGCCCTTTCCAAAGTGGTTGATAAATACGAGTCTCTGGGAAAACGGGTCGCTGTAAAAGGAATCAACCAAGAAAGCCAACGTATCATGGATAAAATCGGCCTATCACCGGATTCACCCCATTAA